From Butyricimonas paravirosa, one genomic window encodes:
- a CDS encoding class I fructose-bisphosphate aldolase encodes MSTNKIIEILGDQSDFLLNHTCKTIDKSLLHIPSPNTIDEIWISSDRNTRTLNSLQSILSHGRLANTGYVSILPVDQGVEHTAGASFAPNPLYFDPENIIKLAIEGGCNAVASTFGVLGAVARKYAHKIPFIVKINHNELLTYPTQYDQTLYGTVEEAWNMGAAAVGATIYFGSPESRRQILEVSEAFSHAHELGMATILWCYLRNGSFKKDGVDYHSAADLTGQANHLGATIQADIVKQKLPTVNGGFTELKFGKTNEKVYTELTSSHPIDLCRYQVANSYMGRIGLINSGGESKGASDLKEAVITAVINKRAGGMGLISGRKAFQKPINQGVELLNAIQDVYLDKNITLA; translated from the coding sequence ATGAGTACAAACAAAATAATCGAAATCCTAGGAGATCAAAGTGATTTCCTATTGAACCACACCTGTAAAACCATTGATAAATCGTTACTTCACATCCCGTCACCCAATACTATTGATGAAATTTGGATATCATCCGATAGAAATACCCGTACTCTGAACAGTCTGCAAAGCATCCTGAGTCACGGCCGTTTAGCAAATACCGGCTACGTGTCCATTCTCCCCGTGGATCAAGGAGTTGAACACACGGCAGGAGCGTCTTTCGCCCCAAATCCTCTCTATTTTGATCCGGAAAACATCATAAAACTTGCTATCGAGGGCGGGTGTAACGCCGTGGCATCAACATTCGGAGTACTCGGAGCCGTGGCTCGTAAATACGCTCACAAAATCCCGTTCATAGTGAAAATCAATCATAATGAACTACTAACCTACCCGACTCAATACGACCAAACACTATACGGTACGGTGGAAGAGGCATGGAATATGGGAGCCGCTGCGGTAGGTGCCACAATTTACTTCGGCTCACCGGAAAGTCGCAGACAAATACTAGAAGTATCAGAGGCATTTTCCCATGCACATGAACTAGGTATGGCAACCATCCTCTGGTGTTACCTTCGTAACGGAAGTTTCAAAAAAGACGGAGTAGATTACCACTCGGCAGCAGATTTGACAGGACAGGCCAATCACCTAGGGGCAACGATCCAAGCTGACATCGTAAAACAAAAGCTCCCGACGGTTAACGGGGGATTTACCGAACTTAAATTCGGAAAAACGAATGAAAAAGTTTATACCGAACTTACGTCCTCCCACCCGATAGACCTCTGCCGCTACCAAGTGGCCAACAGCTACATGGGACGCATTGGCCTGATCAACTCCGGGGGTGAATCTAAAGGAGCGTCCGATTTAAAAGAAGCTGTCATAACAGCCGTAATCAACAAACGAGCCGGCGGAATGGGACTTATCAGCGGACGGAAAGCCTTCCAGAAACCGATAAACCAAGGTGTAGAATTACTAAATGCTATCCAGGACGTTTACCTGGATAAAAATATCACGTTAGCCTAA
- a CDS encoding alpha-L-fucosidase — protein sequence MIWCFLCVISLSAEAQKGKYFEKNVRFPEKVTLEEKVEMAARLVPTKQQLAWQQLELTAFIHFGINTFTGKEQGDGKEFPVMFNPVALDAEQWVKALKAGGLKSVVLTAKHHDGFCLWPTKTTRHAITASPWKNGKGDVVRELKKACDRNGMRFGIYLSLLDRNISYYGDSPRYNEFFVKQLTELLTEYGKIDEIWLDGTSEIGIDGKRQEYDWELILKTIHKLQPNAVTAFYGDDIRWIGNESARGRGAEWSSVALVPGCYPDAKKRNEEMRLSVFSRDLGGKEIIDRATELFWYPSEVSVSIRPSWFYHEREDLKVKSLSELVRVYFQSVGCNSSLLLNVSPDKRGVLCETDVTRLKEFGEYLEKMYAKDFVSRWARAWTARQGESKEYTLGKGCTINTILLQEDISRGQRVESFTVEGLVNGTWQVLGKGGTIGYKRLLHIPDVAVETIRVTINDCRKEANISRVGAFLAPKI from the coding sequence ATGATTTGGTGTTTTTTATGCGTGATTTCTTTGTCGGCCGAGGCTCAGAAGGGGAAATATTTTGAAAAAAATGTTCGTTTTCCGGAGAAGGTTACACTGGAGGAGAAAGTGGAGATGGCAGCAAGACTGGTCCCGACAAAGCAGCAATTAGCCTGGCAGCAGTTGGAATTGACAGCTTTCATCCATTTTGGAATAAACACGTTTACCGGGAAAGAACAAGGTGACGGCAAGGAGTTTCCGGTGATGTTCAATCCGGTAGCGCTGGATGCGGAGCAGTGGGTGAAGGCGTTAAAGGCGGGAGGCCTCAAGTCCGTCGTGCTGACCGCCAAACATCATGATGGTTTTTGTTTGTGGCCGACAAAAACGACTCGTCATGCTATCACGGCCTCTCCGTGGAAAAACGGGAAAGGCGATGTAGTTCGGGAATTGAAAAAAGCGTGTGACCGGAACGGGATGAGATTCGGAATTTATTTATCCCTTTTGGATCGGAACATTTCTTATTACGGGGACTCTCCCCGGTACAACGAGTTTTTCGTGAAACAACTGACGGAATTATTGACCGAGTACGGGAAAATAGATGAAATTTGGTTGGATGGGACTAGTGAGATAGGCATTGACGGGAAAAGACAGGAATATGACTGGGAATTGATATTGAAAACGATTCATAAGTTACAGCCTAACGCGGTTACGGCTTTTTATGGTGATGATATTCGTTGGATCGGGAATGAAAGTGCGAGAGGGCGTGGGGCCGAATGGAGTTCCGTTGCGTTGGTCCCGGGGTGTTATCCGGATGCGAAAAAGCGTAATGAAGAGATGCGTTTAAGCGTGTTTTCCCGGGATCTTGGGGGAAAAGAGATTATTGATCGTGCGACGGAATTGTTCTGGTATCCTTCGGAGGTGTCGGTCTCTATTCGTCCTAGCTGGTTTTATCACGAGAGGGAAGATTTGAAAGTGAAATCTTTGTCGGAATTGGTGAGGGTTTATTTCCAGTCCGTGGGATGTAATTCTTCTTTATTGCTGAATGTGTCACCAGATAAGCGGGGTGTGCTTTGCGAGACCGATGTCACTCGGTTAAAAGAATTCGGAGAGTATCTGGAAAAGATGTATGCGAAAGATTTTGTTTCCCGGTGGGCTCGGGCGTGGACAGCCCGGCAGGGGGAAAGTAAAGAATATACCTTGGGGAAGGGATGTACGATAAACACGATCTTGTTGCAGGAAGATATTAGCCGGGGACAGCGGGTGGAGTCGTTTACCGTGGAAGGGTTGGTGAATGGTACTTGGCAGGTGTTGGGAAAAGGGGGTACGATTGGTTATAAACGTTTGTTGCATATCCCGGATGTTGCCGTGGAGACTATTCGTGTCACGATTAATGACTGTCGTAAAGAGGCAAACATATCACGGGTGGGAGCGTTTCTGGCTCCTAAAATATAA
- a CDS encoding TIGR03915 family putative DNA repair protein → MLIFRYDKTFEGLLTAIFDAYSIKRFPDVLLAAEDTSPLFYDEIITVVTDEERSSRVWKGLQKKLSASALTSLTTCWLSELPEIDLVLFRYIHKAIDAPRSIELNFGDPDVLELSKVWKKVNNERLRVMQFLRFQKAADGTYFAALKPLYNVISLVIPYLQDRFADQKWLLYDLKREYGYYHDLSTITEVHFEQKEGHLQSGFLDESIMDQDEKLFQKLWQTYFKAITIKERLNPKLHRQNLPARFWKYLTEKKG, encoded by the coding sequence ATGCTCATATTCCGGTACGACAAAACCTTTGAAGGACTGTTAACAGCGATTTTTGACGCTTATAGCATCAAAAGATTTCCCGATGTTTTGCTAGCAGCAGAAGACACGTCTCCTTTATTTTATGATGAAATCATCACAGTCGTTACGGATGAGGAAAGAAGTAGCCGGGTATGGAAAGGACTTCAAAAGAAACTATCCGCCTCGGCCCTTACCAGTCTTACAACCTGCTGGCTATCCGAACTCCCGGAGATTGACCTCGTACTATTCCGTTACATTCACAAAGCCATCGACGCACCCCGTTCCATCGAACTCAATTTCGGGGATCCCGATGTGCTGGAACTTTCCAAAGTCTGGAAAAAGGTAAACAACGAACGGTTACGGGTCATGCAATTCCTGCGCTTTCAGAAAGCTGCCGACGGCACCTATTTTGCCGCATTGAAACCGCTATATAACGTAATCTCGCTCGTGATTCCCTATCTCCAAGATCGTTTTGCCGATCAAAAATGGCTACTCTATGACCTCAAACGGGAATACGGTTATTATCACGATCTGTCAACCATCACCGAAGTACACTTTGAACAAAAAGAAGGACATCTTCAAAGCGGATTCCTCGACGAAAGCATCATGGATCAAGACGAAAAACTTTTTCAAAAACTCTGGCAGACCTATTTCAAGGCAATTACTATAAAAGAACGCCTGAATCCTAAACTACATCGTCAAAATCTCCCTGCCCGCTTTTGGAAATACCTAACGGAGAAAAAGGGATAA
- a CDS encoding putative DNA modification/repair radical SAM protein: MDERVLDKLKILAESAKYDVSCASSGTSRSHKKGQIGSAEGWGICHSFAEDGRCISLLKIMLTNNCIYDCAYCINRRSNDLPRATFSVTELVNLTIEFYRRNYIEGLFLSSGVVRNPDYTMERLVKVVKDLRQVYRFNGYIHLKSIPGASQELVNEAGLYADRMSVNIEIPNEQSLQLLAPEKDFQSVFTPMRYIQQGMLQSAEERKKYRHAPRFVPAGQSTQMIVGATSDSDKDILHLTSALYKRPSMKRVYYSGFVPVNGYDNRLPALKQPPLVRENRLYQADWLLRFYNFKVDEIVDDSYPDLDLEIDPKLAWALRHPEAFPVDINRADYEMLLRVPGLGVKSAKMILTARRYSRLGTSHLKQIGVVLKKAQYFITCNELPTRTVNEIKPENVRRILTQRKANRIDDGQLIIPFVY; encoded by the coding sequence ATGGATGAAAGAGTACTCGATAAACTAAAAATACTCGCTGAATCAGCGAAATACGATGTATCCTGCGCATCTAGCGGGACCTCCCGTTCTCACAAAAAAGGACAGATCGGGAGCGCAGAAGGGTGGGGTATATGTCATAGTTTCGCAGAAGACGGACGCTGTATCTCTCTACTGAAAATCATGCTCACGAACAACTGTATCTACGATTGTGCCTATTGCATCAATCGCAGGAGCAACGACCTGCCGAGAGCCACGTTCTCCGTCACGGAACTCGTGAACCTGACGATAGAATTCTATCGCCGGAATTACATCGAGGGACTCTTCCTCAGTTCGGGAGTAGTACGCAATCCAGACTACACGATGGAACGTTTGGTGAAAGTGGTAAAGGACTTGCGGCAAGTGTACCGCTTTAACGGATACATCCATTTGAAAAGTATTCCCGGGGCCAGCCAAGAACTGGTAAACGAGGCTGGTTTATACGCGGATCGTATGAGTGTAAACATCGAAATCCCCAACGAACAAAGCCTGCAACTTCTTGCCCCGGAAAAAGATTTTCAAAGTGTATTCACCCCCATGCGTTATATCCAACAAGGTATGTTACAAAGCGCCGAGGAACGAAAGAAATACCGCCATGCCCCCCGCTTTGTCCCCGCGGGACAAAGCACACAGATGATCGTGGGAGCAACTTCCGATTCGGATAAGGACATTCTACACCTAACCTCTGCACTCTACAAACGTCCAAGCATGAAAAGAGTATATTATTCGGGATTCGTCCCCGTCAACGGGTACGACAACCGTCTGCCGGCCTTGAAGCAACCACCTCTTGTAAGAGAAAACCGATTGTATCAAGCCGATTGGTTACTCCGATTTTACAATTTCAAAGTAGATGAAATCGTGGATGACTCCTATCCTGATCTAGACCTAGAGATCGACCCGAAACTGGCTTGGGCTCTTCGTCACCCGGAGGCATTCCCCGTGGACATCAACCGGGCGGATTACGAAATGTTATTACGTGTCCCCGGACTTGGGGTGAAGTCTGCCAAGATGATTCTCACGGCCCGCCGCTATTCCCGCTTGGGGACATCACATTTGAAACAAATCGGTGTCGTTCTCAAAAAAGCCCAGTATTTCATCACGTGCAATGAACTGCCTACCCGAACCGTTAACGAAATAAAACCCGAAAATGTAAGGCGGATTCTGACACAAAGAAAAGCAAACCGTATCGACGATGGTCAACTGATCATCCCCTTCGTTTATTAA
- a CDS encoding RNA polymerase sigma factor: MMIPEKEETILLKNFNRRIEKDFGKVYSLFYNDLFYFTAKLYQHTEVEPRDAIHDVFLNLWQSPSLKFERLTDIKAYLYVSLRNHFKSYIRHHQCVEKYKAGQLLDKDSFEVDIIESETLSTFHYILGLLPEESAEILKLFFDGWKVEEIAQKLGKNKQTIYNKKSEAIAYLKNKLSKDSLLLLFILVNSERLQREKWGQKDL, encoded by the coding sequence ATGATGATACCGGAAAAAGAGGAAACTATTTTGCTAAAAAATTTTAACCGTAGGATAGAGAAAGATTTCGGAAAAGTCTATTCTCTGTTCTATAATGATTTGTTTTATTTTACAGCAAAATTATATCAGCATACAGAAGTGGAACCCCGTGATGCCATTCACGATGTTTTTTTAAATTTGTGGCAATCACCTTCACTAAAATTTGAACGTTTAACCGATATAAAGGCTTATTTATATGTTTCTTTACGGAACCATTTTAAAAGTTATATCAGACATCATCAATGTGTCGAAAAGTATAAAGCTGGCCAGTTGTTGGATAAAGATTCATTTGAAGTAGATATTATTGAAAGTGAAACTCTTTCGACTTTTCATTATATCTTGGGATTATTGCCTGAAGAGAGTGCTGAGATTCTAAAACTATTTTTCGATGGTTGGAAAGTGGAGGAAATTGCTCAAAAATTAGGTAAAAATAAACAGACAATCTATAATAAAAAGTCGGAGGCTATCGCTTATCTTAAAAATAAACTTTCTAAAGATTCATTACTCCTTTTATTTATCTTGGTCAATTCCGAGCGGTTACAAAGGGAAAAATGGGGACAGAAAGATCTCTAA
- a CDS encoding thiamine pyrophosphate-dependent enzyme, whose translation MAKKVAEQLVDMLVEAGVKRIYAVTGDSLNEINDAVRKNGKIQWVHVRHEEVGAYAAGAEAQLHGQLACCAGSSGPGHVHLINGLYDAHRSGVPVLAIASTMATSEFGTRYFQETDTMKLFEDCSYYNQVATTPCQMPRMLQAAMQAAISGSGVAVIGVPGDVTARGAEEIFSAVKTFPTHPSIRPSDEELDALADLLNGKEKITLFCGIGAKDAHAEVVELSGLLNSPVAYSFKSKMEIQYDNPNEVGMTGLLGMPSGYDSMHEAEVLVMLGTDFPYAAFMPENNTIVQVDIKPERLGRRAKVAMGLCGDVKSTLQALLPRIKQKQTDDFLQKQLKGYERVKENLNAYVEEKGQTDKIHPEYVMSVVDQLASKDAIFTVDTGMTCVWGARYLHGTGERKMLGSFNHGSMANAVPQAIGASLAFPERQVWALCGDGGISMLLGDLSTIVQYKLPVKIVVFNNRSLGMVKLEMEVAGLPDWQTDMDNPDFALVAKAMGMEGFTVNDPEKVQAVLEQAMNIDGPVLVNVMTDPNALAMPPKVEWSQMMGFAQSMYKLMINGRTREILDTISSNFRHMKEVL comes from the coding sequence ATGGCTAAAAAAGTTGCAGAACAGTTGGTTGATATGCTGGTTGAGGCCGGTGTGAAAAGAATTTATGCCGTCACGGGCGATAGTTTGAATGAGATAAATGATGCCGTAAGGAAAAATGGTAAGATTCAGTGGGTTCACGTGCGCCACGAGGAAGTCGGAGCCTATGCGGCTGGGGCGGAGGCTCAATTACACGGGCAATTGGCTTGTTGTGCCGGAAGTAGTGGTCCGGGACACGTTCATTTGATTAACGGGCTATATGATGCGCATCGTTCGGGTGTCCCGGTGTTAGCGATTGCCTCCACGATGGCCACGAGTGAATTCGGGACTCGTTATTTTCAGGAAACGGACACGATGAAGTTGTTCGAAGATTGTAGTTATTATAACCAGGTGGCGACCACGCCCTGCCAGATGCCTCGTATGTTGCAGGCTGCCATGCAAGCGGCAATTTCCGGTTCGGGAGTAGCCGTGATCGGGGTTCCCGGGGACGTGACTGCTCGTGGGGCAGAGGAGATATTTTCTGCCGTTAAGACATTTCCGACACATCCTTCCATACGTCCCTCGGATGAAGAATTGGATGCGTTGGCTGATTTATTGAATGGGAAGGAAAAGATAACTTTGTTTTGTGGGATCGGGGCCAAGGATGCCCACGCCGAAGTGGTGGAATTGTCCGGGTTGCTGAATTCTCCCGTGGCATATTCTTTTAAGAGTAAGATGGAGATACAATATGATAATCCTAACGAGGTGGGAATGACCGGTTTGCTAGGGATGCCTTCCGGGTATGACAGTATGCACGAGGCGGAAGTGCTGGTGATGTTGGGAACAGATTTCCCGTATGCAGCCTTTATGCCGGAAAACAACACGATCGTGCAGGTGGATATTAAGCCGGAACGTTTAGGACGACGGGCCAAGGTGGCTATGGGGCTATGTGGGGATGTGAAGAGTACGTTACAGGCATTGTTGCCTCGTATCAAGCAAAAACAGACAGATGATTTTTTGCAGAAACAATTGAAAGGGTATGAACGGGTGAAGGAGAACTTGAATGCTTACGTGGAGGAGAAAGGACAAACAGATAAAATTCATCCGGAGTACGTGATGTCCGTCGTGGATCAATTGGCGTCGAAGGATGCGATTTTCACGGTTGATACGGGGATGACGTGTGTATGGGGAGCGCGCTATCTGCACGGGACGGGAGAGAGAAAAATGTTAGGCTCTTTTAATCATGGTTCAATGGCAAATGCTGTTCCGCAAGCGATCGGGGCCTCGCTGGCCTTTCCGGAGCGGCAAGTTTGGGCTTTGTGTGGGGATGGGGGAATCTCCATGTTACTGGGGGATCTTTCGACAATCGTGCAGTATAAATTACCCGTAAAAATTGTCGTGTTCAATAATCGTTCTTTGGGAATGGTGAAGTTGGAAATGGAGGTTGCCGGGTTACCGGATTGGCAGACGGATATGGACAATCCAGACTTTGCGCTTGTGGCAAAAGCGATGGGAATGGAGGGATTCACGGTGAACGATCCGGAGAAGGTACAAGCCGTGCTGGAACAGGCGATGAATATTGACGGGCCGGTACTTGTAAACGTGATGACAGATCCGAATGCTTTGGCCATGCCGCCTAAAGTGGAGTGGAGCCAGATGATGGGGTTTGCCCAATCCATGTATAAATTGATGATAAACGGACGGACGCGGGAGATACTGGATACGATCAGTTCTAATTTTAGACATATGAAGGAGGTTTTATAA
- a CDS encoding FecR family protein → MKLEDKEFEDYYHRAHHLTNELLSTYNNNLSLEENKEVDTFLKENHLSGELIDRLTSSEIHREYYNRLAQENKEENLALLLAQMRKEKPKQKRFRIWYHIAASVAAIIAIIFWTQSERQVEKYDDWYSQTITEQYTQPTLILENDSSLILADDAQAIVSQDYEIKKSQGNSLKYTVTSQSGTLRYNKLIVPKQYTYTLKLSDQSEVILNAGSILRYPVSFTGDKREVELIGEAFFKVAKSDKPFLVRLGKNNVTVYGTQFNIRSRANSDLEVVLVKGSIGFKAENQEEIRIKPSQIVVCQPETGKTQVKEINPKDYIMWMENMFVFKGQTLERILSEVSIWYGVQIDIQVDVKDMKLTLITNKDNSLEDILKFITKITNIKITKTGDMEYKTE, encoded by the coding sequence ATGAAATTGGAAGATAAGGAATTTGAAGATTATTATCATCGGGCTCATCATCTCACGAATGAGTTATTATCAACCTATAATAATAATCTGAGTTTGGAAGAAAATAAGGAGGTCGACACTTTTTTAAAGGAGAATCATCTTTCTGGAGAATTAATTGATCGTTTGACTTCCTCTGAAATTCACCGGGAATATTATAATCGTTTGGCTCAAGAAAATAAAGAAGAAAATCTGGCTTTATTATTAGCACAAATGAGAAAAGAAAAACCGAAACAAAAAAGATTCAGAATATGGTATCATATCGCAGCTTCAGTAGCTGCCATTATAGCCATTATCTTTTGGACGCAATCTGAACGACAAGTGGAAAAATATGATGATTGGTATAGCCAGACGATAACAGAACAATATACCCAACCAACTTTGATTTTAGAGAACGACAGTTCCTTGATTTTAGCAGATGATGCCCAAGCAATCGTTAGCCAAGATTATGAAATTAAAAAATCGCAAGGAAATTCCCTAAAATATACAGTAACGAGCCAATCCGGAACTCTTCGCTACAACAAACTAATTGTTCCTAAACAATATACCTACACACTAAAACTTAGTGACCAATCAGAGGTTATACTAAATGCGGGGAGTATACTCCGATATCCAGTAAGTTTTACAGGAGATAAACGGGAGGTTGAACTAATTGGAGAAGCATTTTTTAAAGTGGCAAAATCAGATAAACCTTTTTTAGTACGACTGGGAAAGAATAATGTAACCGTCTACGGAACTCAATTTAATATACGTTCCAGAGCTAACAGTGACCTTGAAGTCGTATTAGTCAAAGGAAGTATCGGATTTAAAGCAGAAAACCAAGAAGAAATCAGAATTAAGCCTTCACAAATAGTCGTTTGTCAGCCAGAGACCGGAAAGACTCAAGTGAAAGAGATTAATCCCAAGGATTACATCATGTGGATGGAAAATATGTTTGTTTTTAAAGGGCAAACTCTAGAACGGATTTTATCAGAAGTGTCAATATGGTACGGAGTACAGATAGACATCCAAGTAGACGTAAAAGATATGAAACTGACTTTAATTACGAACAAGGATAATTCATTAGAGGACATCCTCAAATTTATCACAAAAATTACAAACATAAAAATAACTAAAACCGGAGATATGGAATATAAAACAGAGTAG